A single window of Salvia splendens isolate huo1 chromosome 8, SspV2, whole genome shotgun sequence DNA harbors:
- the LOC121745030 gene encoding peroxisome biogenesis protein 1-like isoform X1 → MNTWMGSGKTLLAKVSAKYIEGCNDILAHVVFVSCSRLTLWRSLQLFVKNFLACTFCHHLDDLDSLVASSSDLEGSQPSSSSAAFIEFLADILDEGKQRSFCGTGPIAFIATVQSLTNFPQSLSCSGRFDFHINLHAPAAAERSAILKHEMEKRSLQCSDDLLSDIASKCDGYDAYDLPVAMRDITKPATEGGRSGWEDVGGLNDIGNAIKEMIELPSKYPNIFAQAPLRLRSNVLLYGPPGCGKTHIVGAAAAACSLRFISVKGPELLNKYIGASAQAVSSFIQLNLIFLLLFRLSYQYLRHIICQFLTELDGVEVLTGVFVFAATSRPALLDAALLRPGPTFILRFSITPGEARDS, encoded by the exons ATGAACACATGGATG GGTTCTGGAAAAACATTATTGGCCAAAGTTTCTGCAAAATATATTGAAGGCTGTAATGATATTTTGGCACATGT AGTCTTTGTGTCTTGTTCTAGGCTCACACTCTGGAGAAGCCTTCAACTATTCGTCAAGAACTTTCTAGCATGCACCTTCTGTCATCATCTGGATGATCTTGACAGCCTTGTTGCATCTTCCTCGGATCTGGAGGGGTCTCAACCTTCATCATCTTCTGCAGCATTCATTGAGTTTCTTGCTGATATATTAGATGAG GGAAAGCAAAGGAGCTTTTGTGGGACTGGTCCCATTGCATTCATTGCTACTGTGCAATCCCTGACTAATTTTCCACAGAGCTTGAGCTGTTCTG GACGGTTTGACTTTCATATCAATCTTCATGCACCTGCTGCTGCTGAACGGTCAGCTATATTGAAGCATGAGATGGAGAAACGATCATTGCAATGTTCTGATGATCTCCTGTCAGATATAGCATCAAAATGTGATGGATATGATGCTTATGATCTACCGGTGGCCATGCGAGACATCACTAAACCAGCTACCGAAGGTGGTCGCTCTGGTTGGGAAGATGTTGGTGGTCTTAATGACATTGGAAATGCTATTAAAGAG ATGATTGAGCTACCTTCAAAATATCCCAACATATTTGCACAAGCACCATTAAGATTGCGATCCAATGTTCTCTTATATGGTCCTCCTGGTTGTGGGAAAACACATATTGTTGGTGCAGCTGCTGCAGCATGTTCACTACGGTTCATCTCAGTGAAAGGGCCCGAATTGCTTAACAAGTATATTGGTGCTTCTGCACAAGCT GTCAGTTCCTTCATCCAGCTCAACCTAATATTTCTTTTGCTGTTCCGCCTCAGCTACCAATACCTTCGTCACATTATATGCCAGTTTCTAACAGAATTGGATGGTGTTGAAGTCTTGACTGGTGTATTTGTTTTTGCTGCTACTAG TCGACCAGCTTTGCTCGATGCTGCACTTCTACGGCCTGGACCGACTTTTATTTTGAGATTTTCCATCACACCAGGAGAGGCTAGAGATTCTTAA
- the LOC121745030 gene encoding peroxisome biogenesis protein 1-like isoform X5, which yields MGTAPSDVNHRLISLLSPTSGMLFSIYNLPLPGHILICGPAGKQRSFCGTGPIAFIATVQSLTNFPQSLSCSGRFDFHINLHAPAAAERSAILKHEMEKRSLQCSDDLLSDIASKCDGYDAYDLPVAMRDITKPATEGGRSGWEDVGGLNDIGNAIKEMIELPSKYPNIFAQAPLRLRSNVLLYGPPGCGKTHIVGAAAAACSLRFISVKGPELLNKYIGASAQAVSSFIQLNLIFLLLFRLSYQYLRHIICQFLTELDGVEVLTGVFVFAATSRPALLDAALLRPGPTFILRFSITPGEARDS from the exons ATGGGTACAGCTCCATCTGATGTAAATCACA GGTTGATCTCTTTGCTATCTCCTACTTCTGGAATGTTGTTCAGTATCTATAATCTGCCGTTGCCTGGGCATATTCTAATATGCGGACCTGCA GGAAAGCAAAGGAGCTTTTGTGGGACTGGTCCCATTGCATTCATTGCTACTGTGCAATCCCTGACTAATTTTCCACAGAGCTTGAGCTGTTCTG GACGGTTTGACTTTCATATCAATCTTCATGCACCTGCTGCTGCTGAACGGTCAGCTATATTGAAGCATGAGATGGAGAAACGATCATTGCAATGTTCTGATGATCTCCTGTCAGATATAGCATCAAAATGTGATGGATATGATGCTTATGATCTACCGGTGGCCATGCGAGACATCACTAAACCAGCTACCGAAGGTGGTCGCTCTGGTTGGGAAGATGTTGGTGGTCTTAATGACATTGGAAATGCTATTAAAGAG ATGATTGAGCTACCTTCAAAATATCCCAACATATTTGCACAAGCACCATTAAGATTGCGATCCAATGTTCTCTTATATGGTCCTCCTGGTTGTGGGAAAACACATATTGTTGGTGCAGCTGCTGCAGCATGTTCACTACGGTTCATCTCAGTGAAAGGGCCCGAATTGCTTAACAAGTATATTGGTGCTTCTGCACAAGCT GTCAGTTCCTTCATCCAGCTCAACCTAATATTTCTTTTGCTGTTCCGCCTCAGCTACCAATACCTTCGTCACATTATATGCCAGTTTCTAACAGAATTGGATGGTGTTGAAGTCTTGACTGGTGTATTTGTTTTTGCTGCTACTAG TCGACCAGCTTTGCTCGATGCTGCACTTCTACGGCCTGGACCGACTTTTATTTTGAGATTTTCCATCACACCAGGAGAGGCTAGAGATTCTTAA
- the LOC121745030 gene encoding peroxisome biogenesis protein 1-like isoform X2: MLLEKLHLGDMLFSHVSPSVFPGNVISASSSSLDWMGTAPSDVNHRLISLLSPTSGMLFSIYNLPLPGHILICGPAGKQRSFCGTGPIAFIATVQSLTNFPQSLSCSGRFDFHINLHAPAAAERSAILKHEMEKRSLQCSDDLLSDIASKCDGYDAYDLPVAMRDITKPATEGGRSGWEDVGGLNDIGNAIKEMIELPSKYPNIFAQAPLRLRSNVLLYGPPGCGKTHIVGAAAAACSLRFISVKGPELLNKYIGASAQAVSSFIQLNLIFLLLFRLSYQYLRHIICQFLTELDGVEVLTGVFVFAATSRPALLDAALLRPGPTFILRFSITPGEARDS, translated from the exons ATGTTGCTAGAGAAGCTGCATCTGGGTGATATGTTATTCTCTCATGTTTCCCCTTCAGTATTTCCTGGAAATGTCATTTCTGCTTCAAGTTCTTCATTGGACTGGATGGGTACAGCTCCATCTGATGTAAATCACA GGTTGATCTCTTTGCTATCTCCTACTTCTGGAATGTTGTTCAGTATCTATAATCTGCCGTTGCCTGGGCATATTCTAATATGCGGACCTGCA GGAAAGCAAAGGAGCTTTTGTGGGACTGGTCCCATTGCATTCATTGCTACTGTGCAATCCCTGACTAATTTTCCACAGAGCTTGAGCTGTTCTG GACGGTTTGACTTTCATATCAATCTTCATGCACCTGCTGCTGCTGAACGGTCAGCTATATTGAAGCATGAGATGGAGAAACGATCATTGCAATGTTCTGATGATCTCCTGTCAGATATAGCATCAAAATGTGATGGATATGATGCTTATGATCTACCGGTGGCCATGCGAGACATCACTAAACCAGCTACCGAAGGTGGTCGCTCTGGTTGGGAAGATGTTGGTGGTCTTAATGACATTGGAAATGCTATTAAAGAG ATGATTGAGCTACCTTCAAAATATCCCAACATATTTGCACAAGCACCATTAAGATTGCGATCCAATGTTCTCTTATATGGTCCTCCTGGTTGTGGGAAAACACATATTGTTGGTGCAGCTGCTGCAGCATGTTCACTACGGTTCATCTCAGTGAAAGGGCCCGAATTGCTTAACAAGTATATTGGTGCTTCTGCACAAGCT GTCAGTTCCTTCATCCAGCTCAACCTAATATTTCTTTTGCTGTTCCGCCTCAGCTACCAATACCTTCGTCACATTATATGCCAGTTTCTAACAGAATTGGATGGTGTTGAAGTCTTGACTGGTGTATTTGTTTTTGCTGCTACTAG TCGACCAGCTTTGCTCGATGCTGCACTTCTACGGCCTGGACCGACTTTTATTTTGAGATTTTCCATCACACCAGGAGAGGCTAGAGATTCTTAA
- the LOC121745030 gene encoding peroxisome biogenesis protein 1-like isoform X3 → MNTWMGSGKTLLAKVSAKYIEGCNDILAHVVFVSCSRLTLWRSLQLFVKNFLACTFCHHLDDLDSLVASSSDLEGSQPSSSSAAFIEFLADILDEGKQRSFCGTGPIAFIATVQSLTNFPQSLSCSGRFDFHINLHAPAAAERSAILKHEMEKRSLQCSDDLLSDIASKCDGYDAYDLPVAMRDITKPATEGGRSGWEDVGGLNDIGNAIKEMIELPSKYPNIFAQAPLRLRSNVLLYGPPGCGKTHIVGAAAAACSLRFISVKGPELLNKYIGASAQAFLTELDGVEVLTGVFVFAATSRPALLDAALLRPGPTFILRFSITPGEARDS, encoded by the exons ATGAACACATGGATG GGTTCTGGAAAAACATTATTGGCCAAAGTTTCTGCAAAATATATTGAAGGCTGTAATGATATTTTGGCACATGT AGTCTTTGTGTCTTGTTCTAGGCTCACACTCTGGAGAAGCCTTCAACTATTCGTCAAGAACTTTCTAGCATGCACCTTCTGTCATCATCTGGATGATCTTGACAGCCTTGTTGCATCTTCCTCGGATCTGGAGGGGTCTCAACCTTCATCATCTTCTGCAGCATTCATTGAGTTTCTTGCTGATATATTAGATGAG GGAAAGCAAAGGAGCTTTTGTGGGACTGGTCCCATTGCATTCATTGCTACTGTGCAATCCCTGACTAATTTTCCACAGAGCTTGAGCTGTTCTG GACGGTTTGACTTTCATATCAATCTTCATGCACCTGCTGCTGCTGAACGGTCAGCTATATTGAAGCATGAGATGGAGAAACGATCATTGCAATGTTCTGATGATCTCCTGTCAGATATAGCATCAAAATGTGATGGATATGATGCTTATGATCTACCGGTGGCCATGCGAGACATCACTAAACCAGCTACCGAAGGTGGTCGCTCTGGTTGGGAAGATGTTGGTGGTCTTAATGACATTGGAAATGCTATTAAAGAG ATGATTGAGCTACCTTCAAAATATCCCAACATATTTGCACAAGCACCATTAAGATTGCGATCCAATGTTCTCTTATATGGTCCTCCTGGTTGTGGGAAAACACATATTGTTGGTGCAGCTGCTGCAGCATGTTCACTACGGTTCATCTCAGTGAAAGGGCCCGAATTGCTTAACAAGTATATTGGTGCTTCTGCACAAGCT TTTCTAACAGAATTGGATGGTGTTGAAGTCTTGACTGGTGTATTTGTTTTTGCTGCTACTAG TCGACCAGCTTTGCTCGATGCTGCACTTCTACGGCCTGGACCGACTTTTATTTTGAGATTTTCCATCACACCAGGAGAGGCTAGAGATTCTTAA
- the LOC121745030 gene encoding peroxisome biogenesis protein 1-like isoform X6 gives MNTWMGSGKTLLAKVSAKYIEGCNDILAHVVFVSCSRLTLWRSLQLFVKNFLACTFCHHLDDLDSLVASSSDLEGSQPSSSSAAFIEFLADILDEGKQRSFCGTGPIAFIATVQSLTNFPQSLSCSGRFDFHINLHAPAAAERSAILKHEMEKRSLQCSDDLLSDIASKCDGYDAYDLPVAMRDITKPATEGGRSGWEDVGGLNDIGNAIKEMIELPSKYPNIFAQAPLRLRSNVLLYGPPGCGKTHIVGAAAAACSLRFISVKGPELLNKYIGASAQALPIPSSHYMPVSNRIGWC, from the exons ATGAACACATGGATG GGTTCTGGAAAAACATTATTGGCCAAAGTTTCTGCAAAATATATTGAAGGCTGTAATGATATTTTGGCACATGT AGTCTTTGTGTCTTGTTCTAGGCTCACACTCTGGAGAAGCCTTCAACTATTCGTCAAGAACTTTCTAGCATGCACCTTCTGTCATCATCTGGATGATCTTGACAGCCTTGTTGCATCTTCCTCGGATCTGGAGGGGTCTCAACCTTCATCATCTTCTGCAGCATTCATTGAGTTTCTTGCTGATATATTAGATGAG GGAAAGCAAAGGAGCTTTTGTGGGACTGGTCCCATTGCATTCATTGCTACTGTGCAATCCCTGACTAATTTTCCACAGAGCTTGAGCTGTTCTG GACGGTTTGACTTTCATATCAATCTTCATGCACCTGCTGCTGCTGAACGGTCAGCTATATTGAAGCATGAGATGGAGAAACGATCATTGCAATGTTCTGATGATCTCCTGTCAGATATAGCATCAAAATGTGATGGATATGATGCTTATGATCTACCGGTGGCCATGCGAGACATCACTAAACCAGCTACCGAAGGTGGTCGCTCTGGTTGGGAAGATGTTGGTGGTCTTAATGACATTGGAAATGCTATTAAAGAG ATGATTGAGCTACCTTCAAAATATCCCAACATATTTGCACAAGCACCATTAAGATTGCGATCCAATGTTCTCTTATATGGTCCTCCTGGTTGTGGGAAAACACATATTGTTGGTGCAGCTGCTGCAGCATGTTCACTACGGTTCATCTCAGTGAAAGGGCCCGAATTGCTTAACAAGTATATTGGTGCTTCTGCACAAGCT CTACCAATACCTTCGTCACATTATATGCCAGTTTCTAACAGAATTGGATGGTGTTGA
- the LOC121745030 gene encoding peroxisome biogenesis protein 1-like isoform X4, with protein sequence MNTWMGSGKTLLAKVSAKYIEGCNDILAHVVFVSCSRLTLWRSLQLFVKNFLACTFCHHLDDLDSLVASSSDLEGSQPSSSSAAFIEFLADILDEGKQRSFCGTGPIAFIATVQSLTNFPQSLSCSGRFDFHINLHAPAAAERSAILKHEMEKRSLQCSDDLLSDIASKCDGYDAYDLPVAMRDITKPATEGGRSGWEDVGGLNDIGNAIKEMIELPSKYPNIFAQAPLRLRSNVLLYGPPGCGKTHIVGAAAAACSLRFISVKGPELLNKYIGASAQAFLHPAQPNISFAVPPQLPIPSSHYMPVSNRIGWC encoded by the exons ATGAACACATGGATG GGTTCTGGAAAAACATTATTGGCCAAAGTTTCTGCAAAATATATTGAAGGCTGTAATGATATTTTGGCACATGT AGTCTTTGTGTCTTGTTCTAGGCTCACACTCTGGAGAAGCCTTCAACTATTCGTCAAGAACTTTCTAGCATGCACCTTCTGTCATCATCTGGATGATCTTGACAGCCTTGTTGCATCTTCCTCGGATCTGGAGGGGTCTCAACCTTCATCATCTTCTGCAGCATTCATTGAGTTTCTTGCTGATATATTAGATGAG GGAAAGCAAAGGAGCTTTTGTGGGACTGGTCCCATTGCATTCATTGCTACTGTGCAATCCCTGACTAATTTTCCACAGAGCTTGAGCTGTTCTG GACGGTTTGACTTTCATATCAATCTTCATGCACCTGCTGCTGCTGAACGGTCAGCTATATTGAAGCATGAGATGGAGAAACGATCATTGCAATGTTCTGATGATCTCCTGTCAGATATAGCATCAAAATGTGATGGATATGATGCTTATGATCTACCGGTGGCCATGCGAGACATCACTAAACCAGCTACCGAAGGTGGTCGCTCTGGTTGGGAAGATGTTGGTGGTCTTAATGACATTGGAAATGCTATTAAAGAG ATGATTGAGCTACCTTCAAAATATCCCAACATATTTGCACAAGCACCATTAAGATTGCGATCCAATGTTCTCTTATATGGTCCTCCTGGTTGTGGGAAAACACATATTGTTGGTGCAGCTGCTGCAGCATGTTCACTACGGTTCATCTCAGTGAAAGGGCCCGAATTGCTTAACAAGTATATTGGTGCTTCTGCACAAGCT TTCCTTCATCCAGCTCAACCTAATATTTCTTTTGCTGTTCCGCCTCAGCTACCAATACCTTCGTCACATTATATGCCAGTTTCTAACAGAATTGGATGGTGTTGA